A stretch of the Streptosporangium sp. NBC_01755 genome encodes the following:
- a CDS encoding helix-turn-helix domain-containing protein — MTGYHTRWVRPEPETEDPERIMIREALAFGKALYDRRGALGLTVAELAERAGMTEDEIECIEEGGTTPTIALLRHLAAALNADVRLTSGHDLGSVWFEPHAA; from the coding sequence ATGACTGGTTATCACACCCGCTGGGTGCGACCTGAACCTGAGACCGAGGATCCCGAACGGATCATGATCCGTGAAGCGTTGGCTTTTGGTAAGGCGCTGTATGACCGGCGTGGTGCGCTTGGGCTGACGGTGGCGGAGTTGGCCGAGCGCGCGGGCATGACCGAGGATGAGATCGAGTGCATCGAGGAGGGCGGAACCACTCCAACGATCGCCTTGCTGCGGCATCTGGCTGCGGCACTGAATGCTGACGTTCGTCTCACCTCCGGTCATGATCTGGGCTCGGTGTGGTTCGAGCCTCACGCGGCTTGA
- a CDS encoding type II toxin-antitoxin system RelE/ParE family toxin, which yields MHKPYGFEIEPEVREWLDNLSDSDFKRVDEVAGLLAEKGTELGGPWSDHLEGPVWELRVRLRDVAARVTYWCTPDRKIVLLTAFRKTKQHDQRQIDRAVRAQKICERDHHGSVAEIYERKV from the coding sequence GTGCACAAGCCGTATGGTTTTGAGATCGAGCCGGAGGTCCGTGAGTGGCTCGACAACCTGAGTGACAGCGACTTCAAACGGGTTGACGAGGTAGCTGGTCTACTGGCGGAAAAAGGGACTGAGCTTGGCGGTCCATGGTCGGACCATCTGGAAGGGCCAGTCTGGGAACTACGGGTTCGGCTCCGTGATGTTGCAGCTCGGGTGACGTACTGGTGTACTCCGGATAGGAAAATCGTGTTGCTCACGGCTTTCCGCAAGACCAAGCAGCACGATCAACGGCAGATCGACAGGGCGGTCCGGGCGCAGAAGATCTGTGAACGCGACCACCATGGGTCGGTGGCCGAGATCTATGAGAGGAAGGTGTGA